In the genome of Longimicrobium sp., the window TCCGGGTCGCTGCGCCTGCGCACCGGCTCGGTGCCGTCGAGCCTGGTCGGCGACCCGCTGGTGCCGCCCAGCGCGCCCACCGACACGCTGGCGATGGAGTTCCGCGACGACGGGTACACCGCGGTGGGCCGGGCCGGAACCGCGCGGGCCGCGTACGGCCAGCCGGTGAACGTGGGCGGGGTCCGCTTCACGGTCGTGGCGCGCCCCGAGGTTTCGGTGGCGTCGTTCCCCATCGTTTCGCGCGAAGTGGCCATCGAACGGGTGATCGAGGGGCTGAACGCCCGGCTGCAGGAGCGCACCGACGTGGTGCGGCTGGGGTACGTGGCCGGCGACCCGGTGCGGGCGCAGCGCGTCCTCACCGCCGTGGTCGAGAACTTCCAGGCCGTGAACACCGAGCGCGCGCAGCAGCAGTCCAAGCGCCGCCGCATCTTCATCGAAGAGCAGATGCGCGCGGCCGACTCGGTGTTGGCCACCGCGCAGCTGGAGCTCAGCCGCTTCCAGCAGTCGGAGCAGGCGTTCAGCTCCACGCAGCGCTTCAGCACCGAGCAGCAGTCGCTGATGGAGCTGGAGCAGCGCCGCGAGGAGCTCGACGCCGAGCGCCGCACGTACCAGCAGCTGCTGGACCGGGTGATGCGTGCCCGCACCAGTGACGACGCCGCCGCGCTGCGCGCGCTCGCCGCCACGCCCGGCGTGGCGGCCAACCCGGTGGTGGCCCAGCTGTACACCCAGCTTTCGCGCCACGAGATGATCCGCGACTCGCTGCTCAGCGGGCCGCAGGCGCGCGCCGCCA includes:
- a CDS encoding Wzz/FepE/Etk N-terminal domain-containing protein — its product is MPLSNDSGGRAGPVVPALRVARTPVAPADPAVDVAGPETAVLAVDLHALLGVFRRHVRLIAAVALACTGLAFWYARSRPPQYESDARIRVADLRRSLTGGIEEQAMERLAGGTPVDPVLSQVEVLRSRTVIGRVVDSGSLRLRTGSVPSSLVGDPLVPPSAPTDTLAMEFRDDGYTAVGRAGTARAAYGQPVNVGGVRFTVVARPEVSVASFPIVSREVAIERVIEGLNARLQERTDVVRLGYVAGDPVRAQRVLTAVVENFQAVNTERAQQQSKRRRIFIEEQMRAADSVLATAQLELSRFQQSEQAFSSTQRFSTEQQSLMELEQRREELDAERRTYQQLLDRVMRARTSDDAAALRALAATPGVAANPVVAQLYTQLSRHEMIRDSLLSGPQARAA